One Nesterenkonia sandarakina genomic region harbors:
- a CDS encoding SCO6880 family protein, producing the protein MTNTTSGVIPGVYGNLRHPQRTGILGLSLGVSLAGVPFILVSIVLMATGRAAAAGVVIGVGVLGAVLLVATKRQGRSIYGRKMLKIAQRRKEKSGKHLYISGPTGFTPDGATRLPGLMADTELTEHLDSSNQPFGLLRTSGRGAYNYSVVIEARPDGDALVDGDSVNRQVAHWGGWLQARGQEDGVRGASVTIESAPDSGLRLRRLLSHNRADGGPEFARIVTDGIANGYDHGAPEMTVRLTVTFDGKAFEANKDRGREEMAIDIGDRLPGILGGLHSTGAGVVRACTAQEIIDFTRVAYDPTTASAVEEAQMDGGTNLRWADAGPSYAADLFDYYKHDRVFSSSWTLYEEPRGTFTHDSLRRLLEPMPGVLRKRVTLLYRPVPIDRTTDLVQREIKEATFGGSQQRVSVRAVQRQKAALKSAQEETMGAGVARFGTIVTVSVTDPEQFRRLDKEVPALFSRTRLRVRKALANQAVTFQAGLPLGVVLPDHMLLNDEIQDFFS; encoded by the coding sequence ATGACCAATACCACTTCCGGGGTTATCCCTGGCGTGTACGGCAATCTTCGCCACCCTCAGCGCACCGGCATCCTGGGGCTCTCCCTGGGTGTCTCACTGGCCGGGGTGCCCTTCATCCTCGTGTCCATCGTCCTTATGGCCACCGGCCGCGCGGCTGCGGCTGGCGTGGTCATCGGCGTGGGCGTGCTCGGTGCAGTGCTGTTGGTGGCCACCAAGCGGCAGGGCCGCTCGATCTATGGGAGAAAGATGCTGAAAATCGCGCAACGACGTAAAGAGAAGTCCGGCAAGCACCTCTATATCTCGGGCCCTACCGGGTTCACCCCCGATGGAGCTACGCGGCTTCCTGGGCTCATGGCAGATACCGAACTGACTGAGCACTTGGATAGCTCGAATCAGCCCTTCGGGCTACTGCGCACCTCCGGGCGCGGTGCCTATAACTACTCGGTGGTCATCGAGGCGCGTCCAGATGGTGACGCGCTGGTGGATGGTGACTCGGTGAATCGTCAGGTGGCTCACTGGGGTGGCTGGCTCCAAGCTCGCGGCCAAGAGGACGGAGTCCGCGGGGCCTCGGTGACCATCGAATCCGCGCCCGATTCCGGGCTGCGGCTGCGCCGGCTGCTCTCCCATAACCGGGCCGATGGTGGACCGGAGTTCGCGCGGATCGTCACCGACGGGATCGCCAACGGGTATGACCACGGCGCACCGGAAATGACGGTGCGGCTCACGGTGACCTTCGACGGTAAAGCCTTCGAGGCGAACAAGGATCGCGGCCGCGAGGAAATGGCGATAGACATTGGCGACCGGCTCCCCGGAATCCTCGGTGGTCTGCATTCCACCGGGGCCGGGGTCGTGCGGGCGTGCACGGCTCAGGAGATCATCGACTTCACCCGTGTGGCCTATGACCCGACCACCGCCTCAGCGGTGGAGGAAGCCCAGATGGACGGTGGCACCAACCTTCGGTGGGCTGACGCTGGCCCGTCCTATGCTGCGGATCTCTTCGATTACTACAAGCACGACAGGGTCTTTTCCTCGTCCTGGACGCTCTACGAAGAGCCGCGCGGCACCTTCACCCATGATTCTCTGCGCCGGCTCCTAGAGCCGATGCCGGGGGTGCTGCGCAAGCGCGTCACTCTGCTCTACCGTCCGGTGCCTATCGACCGGACCACGGATCTGGTGCAGCGCGAGATCAAGGAAGCGACCTTCGGCGGATCTCAGCAGCGGGTCTCAGTCCGGGCGGTACAGCGACAGAAAGCAGCGCTGAAGTCGGCGCAGGAAGAAACGATGGGGGCCGGTGTGGCCCGGTTCGGGACCATCGTCACCGTCTCGGTGACTGATCCTGAGCAGTTCCGTCGACTGGATAAAGAAGTGCCTGCCCTGTTCTCGAGAACACGTCTGAGGGTGCGCAAAGCACTCGCCAATCAGGCGGTGACCTTCCAAGCTGGCTTGCCGCTGGGTGTGGTGTTGCCGGATCACATGCTGCTCAACGATGAAATCCAAGACTTCTTCTCATGA